Proteins encoded in a region of the Lolium rigidum isolate FL_2022 unplaced genomic scaffold, APGP_CSIRO_Lrig_0.1 contig_10342_1, whole genome shotgun sequence genome:
- the LOC124680218 gene encoding protein MAIN-LIKE 1-like gives MVWLLDQEYDRDHRAFHMTERTTDLQPLKIRYHGTVDIPYDERYTEFIEPTGLLPFISLVSRGGTNMNAAALTALVDRWRPETHTFHLRAGEMTPTLQDVSMILGLPIQGEPLCMNTASDGWRQQMEALIGRAPPLPAEPKARTPAGASFSWIRLNFGQCPEGANRDTLRTYTRVYLWYMISMTPFPDSGGKLAHWCWLKALTVLEHQWSWGTAALAYLYRQVM, from the coding sequence atggtgtggctcctagatcaagagtatgacagggatcatcgggcttttcatatgacggagaggacaacggatcttcaacctttgaagattcgttaccatggcacagtggatataccgtatgacgagaggtacacggagttcatcgagcctaccggtcttctcccgttcatatcccttgtaagccgtggggggacgaacatgaacgccgcggcactgaccgctcttgtcgaccggtggaggccggagacgcacaccttccacttgagggccggcgagatgacccctactcttcaggatgtttccatgatccttggactacctattcagggcgagccactgtgtatgaacacagcttctgatgggtggcgccagcagatggaggcgcttattggcagggctcctccgctGCCAGCAGAACCAAAGGCGAGGACTCCCGCCGGCGCATCTTTCTCTTGGATTAGGCTTAACTTTGGACAATGCCCGGAAGGGGCCAACAGGGACACTCTGAGGACGtacacccgcgtgtacttatggtacatgatttcgatgACTCcctttcctgacagtggggggaagctggcccattggtgttggctgaaggcgcttacggtgttggagcaccagtggagttggggaacagcggcacttgcctacctctaccggcaggtgatg